The nucleotide sequence CTTCCGCCCCTGCCGCCTTTTCTGCCACCGCTTTGGCAATCGGCACGTACTCTGCCGGTTTTGCATCCGTGTCAGGCCCACAATCCACAACTTCAATTGACCGGTTGGCTAAGAACTTTTTCAGCCCTTCTTTCATCGCATATCCTGCATGATCAGATCCAATAGCAATTTTCACAGTACAGCCTCCTCTCTTGTCCTGTTTTACCGCTTATAGCTGTAAAGAGCGAATAATATTTTGATAGTCGGCGATGTTCTCCTTGGTTTTTCCCCGCTGCAGCAAGGCAGAACCGATCACGATGTTTCGTGCTCCGGCGGCTATAACAGCCTTGATATTTTCCTTATTGATCCCGCCGTCCACCTGAATTTCAAAGCTATAGTTTCCTGCTTCTTTAGCAGCAGCTAACTGTTCGATTTTTTTATTCATGGCCACAATATTCTTCTGCCCGCCATAACCGGGATTGACCGTCATAAGCAATACCCGGTCCACCAATTCATACATATATTCGAGCACTTCAATCGGCGTAGCCGGATTGAGCGATACCCCGACCGTCCTGCCGGTCGCTTTAATCATTTGCAGCGTTCTGTGCAAATGAGTGCAAGCTTCGGGATGGACCGTAATGGCATCCGCCCCGGCATCGGCAAAAGTCTGAATATACCGCTCCGGTTTAACAATCATCAGATGTACATCAAATTTCATTGTAGTCAGCGGACGAAGCATTTTGATCTGATCCGGTCCAAAAGCGATATTGGGAACAAAATTTCCATCCATGACATCAATATGCAAAGCTTTAATGCCGCACTCCTCCAGCGTTTGCAGTTCCTGCGCCAAATGCCCCATATCCGCAGCCAATAACGAAGGCGATAAAACAATACTCATCAGAAAACCTCCTTATACATCAATCTATTTTTCCCGAAATACTTGTATCTAGCAATTCCTATATGATATGACATTACATACTTACATATACTTACATGATTAAATTGTAGCAGTCTGTGATATGTTTGTCAATTGGCCATAAGCCGTATATAATAAAAACAACATATGCTTACAGGGAGTATGCTATACTATAATTGTTTTTCACAGTATTACTATTTTTAGATTAGTAGGAGGCTAACCTTGGCTCTTGAAAATAAAGAATTAAACAAAAAAGTACCTGTACCGCTTTACTACCAATTGAAACAATTGCTTTTAGAAGAAATCCAATCAGGCAATTTTCGTGAAAACGACTGCCTCCCTACCGAGATTGAACTGTCCGCGATGTTTAGTATCAGCCGCCCGACAGTACGCCAGGCCATCAATGAGTTGGTTAACGAAGGCTACTTATCCCGCTTAAAAGGCAAAGGTACATTTGTAACGAAACCTAAAATTAATCAGGAGTTTGTCCATATCATCGAAAACTTCAATGAAGGCATGCTCCGCAAAGGTATTAAGCCTAAAACCACGGTCCTGGACCTTAAGGTCACTGAAGCGGACGAAGAACTCGTTCAGGCGCTGGAAGTCGAGCCGGGCGACAAAGTTATCGAACTGCTGCGCCTCCGCTATGCCAATGATGAGCCCATTGTCCTCGTTAATACCTTTATCCCCTATCGTTTATGCCCGGAACTACTGGAAGTGAATTTAAAAGAAGTTTCTATTTACGCTACTTTTGAAAAAAACAATTTGTTCATCAAAAGAGTCCGGCGCATTTTTGAAGCCCAACGAGCCACGAAAACCGACGCACAGTTTCTGGAAATCAAGGAAGGCGATCCGCTTCTATATTTTGAAACCAAAGCGTTCCTCCCCAATAGCACGGTGATTGAATTTTCAAAGCTCAAATACCGCGGTGACCGTAATAAATTTGTCGTGGAACTGGAAAAATAAAAATAGGCCAAATCAAAACAAAGACTACTAATCTTCAAATAAGAAACTGCCAGCCATATTCTATAAATGATATGGCTGGCAGTTTCTTATTGCCGGCAAGCTACCCGTTCTCCCTGTTTATCTGTTGTATTTCTTATTGACATTTAAATTATTCAAATGTATTATTAGATAAAAAGTTACGAAAGGATCGTTTTATTAGGTGAATTATTTTGATTATAAAATTATTACTCATTTAATGCATCATGCCCGTGCAACCTGGGCAGAGCTTGGCACCTTACTGGGCTTATCCGCCCCTGCCGCAGCTGACAGAGTGCATAAGCTGGAAGAACAGGGAGTAATCACCGGCTATGCGGCCTTAATCAACCCAGAATACGCCGGCTGCGGCCTGGCCTCCATCATATTAATCACGCTGGACAATCCGGCGGACAGACCTACCTTTTTAGAGTTGGTAAAGCAGTCGCCGGAAATCATGGAATGTCACCATATAGCCGGTGCGGAAGATTACCTGCTCAAAG is from Propionispora vibrioides and encodes:
- the rpe gene encoding ribulose-phosphate 3-epimerase, yielding MSIVLSPSLLAADMGHLAQELQTLEECGIKALHIDVMDGNFVPNIAFGPDQIKMLRPLTTMKFDVHLMIVKPERYIQTFADAGADAITVHPEACTHLHRTLQMIKATGRTVGVSLNPATPIEVLEYMYELVDRVLLMTVNPGYGGQKNIVAMNKKIEQLAAAKEAGNYSFEIQVDGGINKENIKAVIAAGARNIVIGSALLQRGKTKENIADYQNIIRSLQL
- a CDS encoding GntR family transcriptional regulator — encoded protein: MALENKELNKKVPVPLYYQLKQLLLEEIQSGNFRENDCLPTEIELSAMFSISRPTVRQAINELVNEGYLSRLKGKGTFVTKPKINQEFVHIIENFNEGMLRKGIKPKTTVLDLKVTEADEELVQALEVEPGDKVIELLRLRYANDEPIVLVNTFIPYRLCPELLEVNLKEVSIYATFEKNNLFIKRVRRIFEAQRATKTDAQFLEIKEGDPLLYFETKAFLPNSTVIEFSKLKYRGDRNKFVVELEK
- a CDS encoding Lrp/AsnC family transcriptional regulator, producing MNYFDYKIITHLMHHARATWAELGTLLGLSAPAAADRVHKLEEQGVITGYAALINPEYAGCGLASIILITLDNPADRPTFLELVKQSPEIMECHHIAGAEDYLLKVRCAGTRELEKLISEDIKALPGIKTRTTIILSTVKETPILPIKQPTER